The Centroberyx gerrardi isolate f3 chromosome 12, fCenGer3.hap1.cur.20231027, whole genome shotgun sequence genome has a window encoding:
- the LOC139914110 gene encoding potassium channel subfamily K member 5-like has translation MADKGPLLTSCIIFYLSIGAAIFQILEEPNWKSAKSKYVLEKQRLLNRYACLTKEDLDYILEVVSEAAGQGVTITGEKHINTWDWSNSVIFAATIVTTIGYGNVAPKTIGGRLFCILYGLCGIPLCLVWISELGSFFGDRAKRLSQVLIRKGLSVRKVQFTCTAIFLGWGLLVHLVIPPFVFMSLEGWSYLEGLYFSFITLTTVGFGDYVAGVNPNIDYPRLYRVFVEVWIYMGLAWLSLFFSWNVHMVVEAHKVLKKRRQRHRLLLDEAQPVEDRHSPHARPTAIDIFNFMSDKEEDYSTVIKEIGESARKLSDSIGRSKSCSDILTTHLLTLDHSPRQRRRLSISEVFINAKAELDPAEEEEGLSLIQDSSGDSEPAECLRMGFVEEEEEDSCAFDSEKDCLISGGPNEDIQDKESVQHPDGGETRFTISKVVEEDLIRDTDEKG, from the exons ATGGCTGATAAGGGTCCACTTTTAActtcatgtattattttttatctatCGATCGGGGCAGCAATATTCCAAATTCTTGAAGAGCCAAATTGGAAATCGGCCAAATCCAAATATGTCTTGGAAAAGCAGAGACTTTTGAACAGATATGCCTGTTTAACAAAGGAGGATCTGGATTACATTTTGGAG GTGGTGTCAGAGGCTGCTGGCCAAGGTGTAACTATCACTGGGGAGAAGCACATCAACACCTGGGACTGGTCCAACTCTGTCATCTTTGCTGCCACTATTGTCACTACTATAG GTTATGGTAATGTTGCACCAAAGACTATTGGTGGCCGGCTGTTCTGCATCCTGTATGGTCTGTGTGGGATCCCACTGTGTTTGGTATGGATAAGTGAGCTGGGTTCCTTCTTCGGAGACCGGGCCAAACGTCTGTCCCAGGTCCTGATCCGGAAAGGCCTTTCAGTG AGAAAGGTCCAGTTTACCTGTACAGCCATATTTCTTGGATGGGGGCTGTTGGTGCACCTGGTCATCCCTCCGTTTGTTTTCATGTCTCTGGAAGGGTGGAGCTACCTGGAGGGCCTCTACTTCTCCTTCATCACCCTCACCACTGTTGGCTTTGGAGACTATGTAGCAG GTGTCAATCCCAACATAGACTACCCTAGGCTGTACAGAGTGTTTGTGGAGGTGTGGATCTACATGGGCTTGGCCTGgctctctctgttcttcagcTGGAACGTCCACATGGTAGTGGAAGCCCACAAGGTGCTGAAGAAAAGGAGGCAGAGGCACAGGCTCCTCCTGGACGAAGCCCAGCCTGTAGAGGACCGGCACAGCCCGCACGCAAGGCCCACCGCCATCGACATCTTCAACTTCATGTCTGACAAGGAGGAGGACTACAGCACCGTCATCAAGGAGATCGGAGAGTCGGCGAGGAAGCTATCCGACAGCATTGGTCGCTCCAAGAGTTGCAGCGACATCTTGACGACTCACCTCCTGACTCTGGATCACTCTCCGCGGCAGAGACGCAGACTCAGCATCAGCGAAGTGTTCATCAACGCAAAGGCGGAGCTGGACCcagctgaagaggaggagggcctTTCTCTCATCCAGGACAGCAGTGGAGACTCTGAACCAGCAGAATGTCTGAGGATGGGTtttgtagaggaggaggaggaggacagctgTGCATTTGACTCAGAAAAAGATTGCCTCATCAGCGGTGGACCTAACGAAGATATCCAAGATAAGGAAAGTGTCCAGCATCCTGATGGTGGGGAGACTAGGTTTACCATATCCAAGGTAGTGGAGGAGGATTTGATCAGGGATACAGACGAAAAAGGGTAA